CGGTGGATGACCAGCTGTGATTTCCAGCTGAAGCTGCGCCCACATTCCTCACACGCATAGCTCCGAGGGCTTGGGAGCATGCGCCGGGGGGGCCGGGGTGTGCCCAGCTCCCGGGAACCCAGAGGCAGTTTCTGAGCACCCCCGATGCCCAGGGCCTGTGGACCCTGCCCTTCCGCATGGGTCCGGTGGTGGATGACGAAGACTGATTTCCAGTCAAAGCCTCGGCCACACAGCTCACAGGTATAAGGCTTCCTTTGCAGGGCACCGGCCTCCAGCCCTGTTCCCAGCATTGCCCTGGCAGACACAGAGGCCCCAGACGGGCCCTCCCAGGTGACAGATCCCGGGCCCTGGGGTGGCTGGGCCTCTGGGCACTGGGGTGGACCCTCGCAGTGGCTCTCACTTTCATCTCCTGGGGGAAGGAGAAGTGGCAGTCCCAGTAGCCCAGTACCCTTGACATTGGCCCACCCTCTCCCATCAGGTGTGTGGGGGTGGACAAGCTCCCACCCCAGCAGAGAACAGATGGTTCGGGTCACATGGAGAAGAACTCACCCGGGTGGAGGCTTCTTCGACCCTCTGTCCCCGTACGCAGTGCCCCAGGCTCCAACTCTTCCCGTGCCTCCGGCTGGGGTGCTGGTATTCCTGCTGGGGTGAGGGACAGTCAGGTAGCAGTCATGGCATAGGGGTGGGTGAGGGGCTCTTACAtattggcgggggtgggggccctGGTGGGTGACAGGGTGCCCTCAGGTAATGAGCAGGAACTCAGGTAAGCGCTGGGAGATGTACACAGGACAGGGCTGGGCAGAGTGCCCTATGGTTAGGGCTATGCAGATACTGAAGGAGGGGTGATGGCTGGTCCTCACCCAGGGAGACCACCGTGCCATACTTCTCCAGCATTGCGTCCCAGTACAGTTCCTTCTGTGACGGGTCCAGTAGCCCCCACTCCTCCTGTGGGGATACGGCCCATCACCCTTGGTACCTGTCCACCCCCCAACCTCTGCCTTGCCTGCAGTGCCCACCCTGCCCATGTCCCCTGGTCATGACCTTACTCATTACCTGAAGTATCGGGCAGGCTACCTAAGGCTCTTTTGCTTGCTAAGGGTGAAGCTGAAAAGGGTGTGTGAAGGTTGGGAAATAGGGCAGAGAGGAGCTGTCCTTCAGCTCACTAGGGGGATGCTGCTAGCACTTGTTCCCCTCAGAAGCCCCATTCCATATTCTAGCCAAAGAGAGTAAAGCTGAGAACCCCTTAATGGGTTCCGGAAGAAGCTGAGGTGGGCACAGATATGACTGTCCCCACCTCCTTGCCTTGAACAGTGTGCTGCATTGAGAACAAAAGGCCTGGGGACCCAAGGGAATCCAGCCACCTCTCCCCAAGCCTCTGATTACAAAAGTAACATAGATCCTCTTTGGGGGAGCTGCTGAGGGCTGTCAGCAGTCCTAGATGTGGGGGCCTAGCTTTGGGGAGGTTTAGAGCAGGAGAACTCACATTAGGCAGTGCAGCCAAGCATCTCCGCGCTCAGAGCGGAGTGTGGGTGGGGTGGTGGGCTGTGTCCGGCCTGATGCCAAAGGGTGAACTCTGGTGGTTGGAGCACAACCGTGTGGTGGACCCTTGTGGACTATACCAGGGCATgcactccctgcccctgcttctgctctccttGTCTCCCGATATCCCCATCTTTGCTGGGGTGGGAAAAGTAATCCTGCCAGGCAAACGCCTGCAGGtccagggacagggaggaggcaGCCCCACGAAGCCACAGCCAGAATGCTGCTGGCTGGCGCTAAGCGGCTTTGGAGGGTGTGGCCTGCCCACCTAGCTGTCGGGCACTGTGCCATCAGACTGTGGAGAGAGCCTGGAGGAACTTTTCAGCCTCCAAGCACATCCCAACCAGCTCTTCCACTGGGAATGCTCCCCAGTGGAGTGGCTCAGGAGCAAAGCTGCTGGGAAAGGACAGGACCCCTGCTGTTCACACTCAGGAACCAAGCAACCAAACATTCCAGGTAGCCGGGCCTCTGTGGGACTTCCACGCCCAGCTTGCCGCAGGGCTGGCTGGCCAGACTTCAAAGAAAGCCTCAAGAAAGAGGTGGCTGCAGGTTATTTCCTAGAGGAAGGCCACCTGttgtgtggagggggaggggaaaccaAAAGGGAAGGCCAAACTGCTGTGTGTGCTCAGGCTTTCTTGTCAAGGTTCACCATCTTGACCCCTCCCCACGTGCCCATGAGGGTTCAAGTCCCCAGGTACCAGTTTAAGACTGCTAggtgcgggacgcctgggtggctcagttggttaagcagctgccttccactcaggtcatgatcccagcgtcctgggatggagtcccacatcgggctcttcactcggcagggagcctgcttctccctctgcctctgcctgcctctctgtctgcctgtgctcgctctctcgccctctctctctgacaaataaataaataaaatctttaaaaaaaaaaaaaaaaaaagactgctaggtgctggggtgcctaagtggctcagtcgttaagcgtctgccttcagttcaagtcaagatcccagagtcatgggatcgagacctgcattgggtgagctccccactcagcgggaagctaagcctgcttctccctctcccactcctcctattcctgttccctgtctcactgtctctctctctctgtcaaataaataaaaacctaaaacgaaaacaaaacaacaaaaaatttacttaaaaaaaaaaaaaaaaagactgctaaGTGCTTCAAAATCCCTGATTTCTCTGTAAATGAAGAAACCAACCCTTTCAAGTGTCAGTCGCCCTAAACCAGATTCTGTGGCCTAAGGCCCAAATTCTTCCCAATTTTAGAGAGACCACcagcctgtccctgtccctgaggATCTGCAGAAGGGACCCTGATACCAACTCCATTTCTGGGCAGCAAAGAGCACAAAAGCTGCTAGCCaagaagcctgaaaaactggcAGGGCAGAGTGGCCACCAAGGACACGCTCCTCCTTCTGGGTGCCTGTACCTTCCACCTGGGGCTGCTTACCTGAATCCTGGGTGGGTGGAAGGACGCGGAAGCTGGTTCCCGGTGTCCAGGGTGCCCCTCGTGGCACTGGGCTGGATCTGGGGGATTGGAAGATGCTAGGAAATGAGGCAGATGAGGGTCAGGGGCCGGTCATGTGAGCCATAGCAGGTGACCTGGTGTTGGTGCTGCAGCCTTGGCCTTCCTCTGCTAGGAGCCAGGAGGCTACTATGTGTGCCAGTCACATGGCAGGCAGCCTGCCagtcctctcctcctgcctcctggggaGGAGTCCTTCCCGAGTCCTCATCCCATCTGGGGACATTCACCTTCCTTTCAGGAGCCCCCCAGACCTCGCGCAGCTCCCACTCTCACCCATCTCCTGCCCATCAGCATCTGGCTCCTCCTTCACACTGCAGCTAAGCTGGGCAGACCTCTCCATCTGGGTGTCCTGGGATCCCTCCCGAGAGGTGGCCCCGAGAAGCTCCACTGTCCCTGAAGGGTGGGATCTCCCCAGGGACTCCTCTGTCTTCTGTGCTGCTGGGAACACCACTTGCTTCAGGACACGGGCTGTGATCTGAGGGGGAAGAGGAAAGTCACAAGGGCTCTCATGTGGCTCTGTCCCTCAGAGAAGCCAACGCTGGCCACACTCACCCAGCCCAGCAGCTGCCCAGGGTTATGCTGCAGGCCCTCCACCAGGGCTACAGCCTCCTCAGGGCTGCCTGGCCGCTGGCCCCGCACCCAGGCCTGGATCTCGGGGGGCAGTGTGCTCAGAAACTGCTCCAGCACCAGCAGCTCCAGCATCTGCTCCTTGGAGCATGCCTCCGGCCGCAGCCACTGGCGGCACAACTCTCGAAGCCGGGCCAGGGCCTCTCGGGGACCTGCCACCTCCTGGTAGCAGAATCCTCGGAAGCGCAGGCGTGCTGTCTCAGGCTCCTCCAGGATGGCCACGGCGTCCACAgagggcaggcgtggggggcccAGTGGGGATGGCATTGTTGTACTGGGTGTCTTCTTGTAGCCAAGAAGAGGGACCTGCAGGAAAGGAGGGGTTAGGGTGCGGACTAAGAGGCCATGGCGAGGGTAGGGCGGACGGGCCCAGCCCAGGGGGCTGAGGCTGGTTGAGGAAGGGCTCTGGCCCAGGGATGCATGAGGCTGGGAAcgctgggtggagggaggggtcaCAGAAGCTGGCTGCGGACGACGGAACTGAAAGGCAGAAGGAAGCCTTTCGGTTGGACGCTCTGGAGGCAAGCTGTCCAATGGAGCTTCCAGGAAACTGCAGGAGACGATGAAGAGGAGGCGAAAGGAGTCACCGCGGTCTTCCAAGGTCTCACTCAGAAGCTGAGTAAAGtgacaggcaggaggaggaggaggggcaggcggCCAGGGACTGGGTGAGGGGGTGCAGTGACGGTGGGAAGAGGCCGCAGCAGGACACAGGGCCGTGCTGGGCTGTGGCGGAGTGTGTGTCCCCACGATCTCCAGATCTCCGGGACATGGGGACATGCTGACGGAAGTGGGCCCCCTGCGGGGCCGGCTAGGAGGAGGAGGGACGTCTGCATCACGGGGCGAGCCAGAGGCTGTGTGGACTCCAACACACCGCGCTCGCTGACCCCAGGGGACTGAGAACGGCTCGCGTCGCCCGAAGCAAGCGTGTGACAATCACAACAAAGCAAAGCTACGAGGTGCGTGGGGTCCTCAGCGGACTGTGTCCCGGCCGTCAAGAGGGTCTGGGATGAACTAAGGCCACCTGGGGGGCCCGTCAGACCAGCTAGACCAGGTCTGACCCCCCCCGGAGAACGGCCCCCAAAAGGGAGGGGTAAGAAGAGGTCCTGCCGGAGGAGGGGGAACACCGTTCCGGGTGGGAGGAAGGGCCCGGTCCGAGGTGGGAGATGGGGCGCGCGGGGCGCGTCGGGAGGTAAGCGGGCGCTCCGAAATGCGGGCAGCGCGGCACCGCCGCGTCCCCCCGGGATGCAAAGAGCCGCGGCCCTCCAGGCCCACTCTGCGCTCACCTCCGCCGCGGCGCCGGCGCCAGAAAGCCGCCTCTGTGGAGGGGCTCCGCCCACCGCCCCCCCGCGTTGCCATGGCGACCCCGCCCTGGCCAACCACGCGCCTGCTCGGCAggtcctgccccccccccccttcGGACTACGTTTCCCGTGAGACTCAGCAAGCGAGAACGGGCGCGGCCTCCGCCAGCGGATGCTCATTGCCAAAGGCCTCTCACAACTGAGAAGAGCTCTGTTCCTCTCAGAGAAATGCGAAGAGTCGCAGACTGTGGGGGCTCCCTCCCCGCTCTGGCGGCCGCTCTTCCTTTGCGTCCGGGCCCTGGACTCACCGACGGCCGCGACGGACGGTACGATAGACTTCTGCGCGTGCGCACAGTGGCTCCGGCGCCTATTGGCAAgcgaggggggtgggaggagcgtGGCCTCACCGCTGTCCTGAGCTAGCGCCCCACCTAGGCCGCGTTCTAGTCGCGGAGCAGTCCTCTTGGTGACCGCTAGAggacaccccgcccccccccgtcCCTGTTTCCAAGGCAACGGCCAGAGCATCGCCGGGTCCTCCCGGGAGGCCGGAAGTGACTTCAGGAACAGTGCTGGAGGCCGAGACTCTCCTCCAGGTGGTCCCCGGAGGAAGCAGAGGCCGGCCTTATCTGTGGACTTTCTCCGCCAAACCCGGGAAGGACTCCAGCGGGGATGGTGCTGGGGTCCTTATTCGACCTCTGCTGGGTGCCCTGCGGACATCGAGAACAAGAACCAGGGTGGACACATATTTACAGAAGATACTGTCCCATGATTTATACTCTCAGAGTCTCAGACACGTCTTCAGATGTCAGTACTGTAAAGTGAGGGACGAAGGTTTTTGTCCAGCTTATGGGACGCCGCTAACCTTTTACATGGGTTACCAGGACAAGTAAAAGTACCTTCAGTTTATCTCAGTAGCCAAGAACCACACTGTGGGAAACCAAGTATTCGGTCCTAAATTGCATATGCCTGTTTTGATTTCTTGGGATACCTAGTAATCCCTAGCTGCTAGCACTCAGTGAAGAGCAGTGGTCGTACACACTGGATGCTCTGAGCATCTGCATGGGTGGGGCCTGTCAACTCTTCCACGCATCATCAGACTGAGCTGTtttgggtggggatgggggacttAGATTGTTTCTCTGGAACTGTATGGATTCCCCAGAAATGTCTTTTCCACCATGGTGAGAGCTAGTGCTCTAATAGCTACTAAGCTGTCCCCAGTGACCTTTGCTTTAGGTCCCTTATCCAAGGGGGCTGCTGCTTTACAGGCCTTCTGGAGTTATGCACTATAAGCCTGGTGGAACCTCTGCCCACTACCCCCAGGGCCAAATCAATATTTAACTTTCTCTAAATCAGAGATAGATCCCACATCTGCTTCTAGTTCCAGAATGCCATTGCTTCTAGTTTCACCATCCTCGTTCTTGTGGGTTCgtatttttaaatactctcaTCTCTGTAGCTCCAGTGGGTTTCTGAACCAAGTGAAATGCATGTGTTCACACCACTATCTTGCCCCAGAGAGCTCAAGGGCACTGTTACCCTCAGCCTATTCAGGATTAAGGACtagccaagaaaagaaaagagaaaaaaagaaaaggaaaggcaaggcgggggggggggagggaaggaagggggagagagagagagagagagagaaagaaaaagactagcCTGACAGGACAAGGCTCAGCATGACCACAGAAGTTTAGTGGGGGGCAGTGTAAGGCTCAAGATATGGGGGAAGGCAGATAATCATGGTCACTGCTCCCCTAAGGCCCCAGTGTGGGCCACTGACCATTCCTACGCACTGGGAGGGGCGAGTTTGAGAAGGGTAGAGGAAGTGAGGCATAGCAGGGGCCAAGCACACAGGTGGGAAGGACCTCAGTGAAGTGGGGAGGAGATTGGTGAGGAGATGGCTCAGGACATCAGACCCAGCTCAAGGGGTCATGAGAGCTCCAGGAGCTCCAGTCCAAGATGCAGAAAAGGTTGCATATGACTTGAGCCACGTGCTGCTTGACATTTGCCTTTGCCTCTGAATCCCATGGGCTCCCAAGAGCTATCAAAGTGGGGGGTTGTCTGCATTTCACAGCTGTGCAGACTTGAGAATGGTACCCTTATGATGCCATTCTAAAGGAAGATGGGAGTGAGGCCAGAGTGTATACCAGATCAGAGGAGAAAGGATGAGTCCAGGAGGGGTGAACAGTGGCTCAGAGGCCTGTGGGGTACCCAGGAGGTGCCACAGAGGACCTGCATCTAAGGGTCTTTGGGAGTGGGTTCAGCAAGAATCCTCTCTCTGCAGGAGTTGCGAGGTTCTAGAATAAAAGGTCTGGCAATGCTGGGAGGAGACAAGTGAGTATGAGAGAACAATTTGTGTGGTCATAGGATATGACACATAGCTGCCAAGTCTTGGAGAGGGTGGGACTAGACAATCCACCAAACTGGAGTCAGTGTTTCTGGCCACTCTTGGTGACCGCAGCCTAGATTCCCTGGCCTGGATCCACAAAGACTCATATCGAGATAGAAGTCCTGTTTGGGGCCACCCCATGCTATCCTCCCTACTAGATCTCCTGGGCTGACCCCACACTTCTGGCTACCAAGGGAGTAACAGATATCACAGATACCCAGTGGACCTCAGACAGGCTACATACCTACCCTTTCACTCTCAGAATGACATGGTCAAAGCCAAGTGTCTGCAGCTCTGTCACAACACACAGTGATGGCATGTATGCAGTCTGCTAAGATGAAACAGGCATCAGACTGTTACCGTGCACACGTTTGACAAATTTTTATCAGGAAGCCTCTCGGGACTGTGATGTTAAACCCTCTGACCCAGGacctggaggctgggaggggaggcTGAGCCTGTAGACTTCCACAGTGCCCTGCAAGGATTTACACAATGTGCGTCCATTCAACTTCCAATTTTGGGTCTTTTTTTGTTCCCAAGTAAAGAGACCACTACCACCCCTGGGTTTGAGGACTGAGGTGAGGATGGGCCCTGGTCTGCTGAGGGCCACAGGGAGAAACCTGGGCCCCACCCCACCCGTCCAACTCAGTGTCCCAGGATGGGAGGGTGCACACACACATGGCCTTAGGTGACAGCAAATCCTCTTTCAAACTCAGGGAAGTGAACAGGTGGGCACTTGCCCACCAGACCCTGCAGAAACAAGTAGTCCCATCTGGTCTCTTCCAAACCTGTTGTTGTAATCACCTCTTGTCAGGGCAGTGGGGACATACAGGGTCCTGTAGCGGTGCCTTTGGTGACAATGGGACATGGCCATTGCTGAGGCTGCCGTGAGAAACTGAATAAAAGAACATGGCTTAAGAGCCACCACCTTGatgtctgtcttcctctgcccacccagGGGACTGCCACCTCTACTTGCCCCACCCACTGGGAGACTGCCATGTGCACGCAACCAGGCCTGACATCACCCAGCTCTCACACCAACAGAACAGAGCACAGGTACCAGAGCATGGGGGCAGAGTGGTGAGCTGTGTGGATACTGGGACTGTGGCCCAGATTCAGGTGCTGGCTCTGCTGTGTACAActcatcccctctctctgcctcaatttcctcatctgtaaggtggGGATACCAGCCACAGTAGCCCGGCAGGTACTACTCAGTGTAGTACAGGTACTGTGAGTGTAGCCTCACAGGCCTGGCAACTGGCACGTGTTGGCACTAATCAAGATCCTGCCTTCAGGATGCTGCAAATAGCTTCTGTAGGCctgaatcaatctctctctctctcatgttctttGTCCCAGAGGTGGAAGACAGGACCTAGACCCAAGGTCAACCCCAGACCCCCAAATGAGCTCCTGTCCACTGGGTCTACTTCCAGGAGATCTGGAGGAAGGAGGCCTTGGAGGACTATCCTGAGGGTTGGCCTGGTGGCCAGTTTGAGCATGGGAAGGGGAAATGTCAAGGGCTGCTTCCCCAGCATTCCAGCTCTCCCCCGCCTCACCTGAGCACCCACAGTCATAATGGGCATGAAACGGCACTCTGACTCCCAAGTCTCTGCACTACTGAAGTCCCAGCATCCGAATGGGGGGGCGATCCCCCAGATATTTCTGCAGCTGGAGTGAGCCGTGGCTGAAATGGCAAACATCATCACACGTGCAGACGGAACCACAGTGCACATACGGGTCTCCTCCAAAATGTGGATACAGAGGGAACACAGCTGTGTTACGACAAGCCAGGGAAGGCTGGAGCTGTGAACTCAGGCTTCAGCAGGCTTTGAGACTGCGGCTAGACGTGAGGCAGGAGTGGGCCCCGCTTCCCTCCCCAGTGAGCCCTCTGATGAGGCCACGGAAGAAGGCCTGGCCTGAGGGCAGAGGCCTGCCCCATGCCGGGGTCTTCGCAcaggtttctctcctgtgtggatCCTCTGATGGTGGAAGAGGGCCGGGCGCTCGCGGAAGGCGCGGCCACAGTGCGAGCACACGAAGGGCTTCTCGCCCGTGTGGATGCGTCGGTGGCTGAGCAACACTGCGCCCTTGGCGAAAGCCTTCCCGCAGTCCCCGCAGCGGAAGGGCCGCTCGCCggtgtgcagcagctgatgctGAGTGAGGTTAGAGCTATGACTGAAGGCGCGGCCGCACTGTGCACAGGCGAAGGGCTTCTCGCCCGTGTGCACACGCTGGTGcttgaagagagaagaaccctGGCTGAAGGCGGCCCCACAAAGGGCACAAGTGTAAGGCTTCTCCCCCGTGTGCGTGCGTTCATGCTGAATCAGGTGTGAGTTGCGGCAGAAACGGCGGCCACACTGGGCGCATGCGTACGGCCGCCCGCCTGCGTGGATCTTGCGGTGCTGGCTGAGGTTGGAGCCATGGCTGAAGGCCTTGCCACACTCGCCGCAGCGGAAAGACTTCTCAGCGGTGTGTATACGCTGGTGCCTCACCAGCGAGGAGCTGTGCCGGAAGGCCTTGCCGCAAGCCGGGCATGCATATGGCGTTTCCCCACTGTGGATGCGCTGGTGCTGCGTCAGGTGTGAGGTCTGGCTGAAGGCCTTGCCGCACTGCGCACACTCGTAGGGCCGCTCACCGGTGTGCGTGCGCAGGTGCTTGAGCAGGTCGGAGCTCTTCACGAACACCTTGTTGCACGCCCTGCATTCAAAAGGCTTCTCCCCAGGGAGGAGGCCAGGGCCCATGTGGAGGGCCTTGCCCAGCTGATCCcaggctgggggctcctgggcagcAGGGTGTCCATGAGACTTGTGGCCAGCGggactctttcctccttccccagaggTGAGACCAGCCTCAAATTCTGGAATTTTGGAGAAACCTCTCCGAGACGCCTCCCGCCCACATGCCCTTAGCTGCTTGCCTGGCATGGGGCGGGTCACAAGGGCCTTCTCCTTAGGTGGGCAGTCCTCAGCTGGCCTCAGTGGGGAGGTCAGGCGCAGACTGACACTGGCCTCCCCACTGCCAGGACCTAGCAGGAGCTGTTCCCAATAGATTACAGACACCCCTGTGGGTTTTTTCTCCTGAGAGGGGGAAGTGCCCTGCCAGCCCTCCAGGCTCTTCCCGTGCTCACAGATGCCAGTGAAGGGGAGGACCCTTGTAGATGCTGAAGGGGAGCCATCATGGAAGGACCCTGGCAGCTCTGCTTCTGCTGGAACAACCCTGTCGTATGCCAGATGACGGGAACCTAAAGGCACAGAAATGGCAGATCCTGGGTCACCCTGGCCAAGAGGGGATTACTGGGCCAGGCCTAGTGTTCAGGCAAAGGGGATGccaaggatggggagaggagCAGTAGCCAGA
The genomic region above belongs to Neovison vison isolate M4711 chromosome 7, ASM_NN_V1, whole genome shotgun sequence and contains:
- the LOC122912098 gene encoding zinc finger protein 324A-like isoform X2, which codes for MCNDSEGLMAFEDVAVYFSQEEWELLDAAQKALYCHVMLENFALVASLGLSASRPRVVIQLERGEEPWVLSGTVVTPVRNAPRKPSPGSRHLAYDRVVPAEAELPGSFHDGSPSASTRVLPFTGICEHGKSLEGWQGTSPSQEKKPTGVSVIYWEQLLLGPGSGEASVSLRLTSPLRPAEDCPPKEKALVTRPMPGKQLRACGREASRRGFSKIPEFEAGLTSGEGGKSPAGHKSHGHPAAQEPPAWDQLGKALHMGPGLLPGEKPFECRACNKVFVKSSDLLKHLRTHTGERPYECAQCGKAFSQTSHLTQHQRIHSGETPYACPACGKAFRHSSSLVRHQRIHTAEKSFRCGECGKAFSHGSNLSQHRKIHAGGRPYACAQCGRRFCRNSHLIQHERTHTGEKPYTCALCGAAFSQGSSLFKHQRVHTGEKPFACAQCGRAFSHSSNLTQHQLLHTGERPFRCGDCGKAFAKGAVLLSHRRIHTGEKPFVCSHCGRAFRERPALFHHQRIHTGEKPVRRPRHGAGLCPQARPSSVASSEGSLGREAGPTPASRLAAVSKPAEA
- the ZNF446 gene encoding zinc finger protein 446 isoform X1 translates to MSPCPGDLEIVGTHTPPQPSTALCPAAASSHRHCTPSPSPWPPAPPPPPACHFTQLLSETLEDRGDSFRLLFIVSCSFLEAPLDSLPPERPTERLPSAFQFRRPQPASVTPPSTQRSQPHASLGQSPSSTSLSPLGWARPPYPRHGLLVRTLTPPFLQVPLLGYKKTPSTTMPSPLGPPRLPSVDAVAILEEPETARLRFRGFCYQEVAGPREALARLRELCRQWLRPEACSKEQMLELLVLEQFLSTLPPEIQAWVRGQRPGSPEEAVALVEGLQHNPGQLLGWITARVLKQVVFPAAQKTEESLGRSHPSGTVELLGATSREGSQDTQMERSAQLSCSVKEEPDADGQEMASSNPPDPAQCHEGHPGHREPASASFHPPRIQEEWGLLDPSQKELYWDAMLEKYGTVVSLAGIPAPQPEAREELEPGALRTGTEGRRSLHPGDESESHCEGPPQCPEAQPPQGPGSVTWEGPSGASVSARAMLGTGLEAGALQRKPYTCELCGRGFDWKSVFVIHHRTHAEGQGPQALGIGGAQKLPLGSRELGTPRPPRRMLPSPRSYACEECGRSFSWKSQLVIHRKGHVGQRRHLCGDCGRGFDWKSQLVIHRKSHRPEAP
- the ZNF446 gene encoding zinc finger protein 446 isoform X2; translated protein: MSPCPGDLEIVGTHTPPQPSTALCPAAASSHRHCTPSPSPWPPAPPPPPACHFTQLLSETLEDRGDSFRLLFIVSCSFLEAPLDSLPPERPTERLPSAFQFRRPQPASVTPPSTQRSQPHASLGQSPSSTSLSPLGWARPPYPRHGLLVRTLTPPFLQVPLLGYKKTPSTTMPSPLGPPRLPSVDAVAILEEPETARLRFRGFCYQEVAGPREALARLRELCRQWLRPEACSKEQMLELLVLEQFLSTLPPEIQAWVRGQRPGSPEEAVALVEGLQHNPGQLLGWITARVLKQVVFPAAQKTEESLGRSHPSGTVELLGATSREGSQDTQMERSAQLSCSVKEEPDADGQEMASSNPPDPAQCHEGHPGHREPASASFHPPRIQEEWGLLDPSQKELYWDAMLEKYGTVVSLGIPAPQPEAREELEPGALRTGTEGRRSLHPGDESESHCEGPPQCPEAQPPQGPGSVTWEGPSGASVSARAMLGTGLEAGALQRKPYTCELCGRGFDWKSVFVIHHRTHAEGQGPQALGIGGAQKLPLGSRELGTPRPPRRMLPSPRSYACEECGRSFSWKSQLVIHRKGHVGQRRHLCGDCGRGFDWKSQLVIHRKSHRPEAP
- the ZNF446 gene encoding zinc finger protein 446 isoform X3 → MSPCPGDLEIVGTHTPPQPSTALCPAAASSHRHCTPSPSPWPPAPPPPPACHFTQLLSETLEDRGDSFRLLFIVSCSFLEAPLDSLPPERPTERLPSAFQFRRPQPASVTPPSTQRSQPHASLGQSPSSTSLSPLGWARPPYPRHGLLVRTLTPPFLQVPLLGYKKTPSTTMPSPLGPPRLPSVDAVAILEEPETARLRFRGFCYQEVAGPREALARLRELCRQWLRPEACSKEQMLELLVLEQFLSTLPPEIQAWVRGQRPGSPEEAVALVEGLQHNPGQLLGWITARVLKQVVFPAAQKTEESLGRSHPSGTVELLGATSREGSQDTQMERSAQLSCSVKEEPDADGQEMDPAQCHEGHPGHREPASASFHPPRIQEEWGLLDPSQKELYWDAMLEKYGTVVSLAGIPAPQPEAREELEPGALRTGTEGRRSLHPGDESESHCEGPPQCPEAQPPQGPGSVTWEGPSGASVSARAMLGTGLEAGALQRKPYTCELCGRGFDWKSVFVIHHRTHAEGQGPQALGIGGAQKLPLGSRELGTPRPPRRMLPSPRSYACEECGRSFSWKSQLVIHRKGHVGQRRHLCGDCGRGFDWKSQLVIHRKSHRPEAP
- the LOC122912098 gene encoding zinc finger protein 324A-like isoform X1 produces the protein MATAALTDPAQGLMAFEDVAVYFSQEEWELLDAAQKALYCHVMLENFALVASLGLSASRPRVVIQLERGEEPWVLSGTVVTPVRNAPRKPSPGSRHLAYDRVVPAEAELPGSFHDGSPSASTRVLPFTGICEHGKSLEGWQGTSPSQEKKPTGVSVIYWEQLLLGPGSGEASVSLRLTSPLRPAEDCPPKEKALVTRPMPGKQLRACGREASRRGFSKIPEFEAGLTSGEGGKSPAGHKSHGHPAAQEPPAWDQLGKALHMGPGLLPGEKPFECRACNKVFVKSSDLLKHLRTHTGERPYECAQCGKAFSQTSHLTQHQRIHSGETPYACPACGKAFRHSSSLVRHQRIHTAEKSFRCGECGKAFSHGSNLSQHRKIHAGGRPYACAQCGRRFCRNSHLIQHERTHTGEKPYTCALCGAAFSQGSSLFKHQRVHTGEKPFACAQCGRAFSHSSNLTQHQLLHTGERPFRCGDCGKAFAKGAVLLSHRRIHTGEKPFVCSHCGRAFRERPALFHHQRIHTGEKPVRRPRHGAGLCPQARPSSVASSEGSLGREAGPTPASRLAAVSKPAEA
- the ZNF446 gene encoding zinc finger protein 446 isoform X4 — translated: MPSPLGPPRLPSVDAVAILEEPETARLRFRGFCYQEVAGPREALARLRELCRQWLRPEACSKEQMLELLVLEQFLSTLPPEIQAWVRGQRPGSPEEAVALVEGLQHNPGQLLGWITARVLKQVVFPAAQKTEESLGRSHPSGTVELLGATSREGSQDTQMERSAQLSCSVKEEPDADGQEMASSNPPDPAQCHEGHPGHREPASASFHPPRIQEEWGLLDPSQKELYWDAMLEKYGTVVSLAGIPAPQPEAREELEPGALRTGTEGRRSLHPGDESESHCEGPPQCPEAQPPQGPGSVTWEGPSGASVSARAMLGTGLEAGALQRKPYTCELCGRGFDWKSVFVIHHRTHAEGQGPQALGIGGAQKLPLGSRELGTPRPPRRMLPSPRSYACEECGRSFSWKSQLVIHRKGHVGQRRHLCGDCGRGFDWKSQLVIHRKSHRPEAP